One genomic region from Mesotoga infera encodes:
- a CDS encoding inositol monophosphatase, which yields MDNLLLNTFSRRIRAYLPELWRKVSKEEFSVERKTGYKDIVTSVDLEIEDRLRAFLHDLFPEGDYLGEESGPDVRSSTMWIVDPVDGTTNFSKSNPHYSTQIALYSENRVVLAVTYDHNRKETFHAIEGQGAYLNNKRIWVSKTGELREATSHVGMQYSSETAFERITRRINRAIKICRGLRITGSACLDFAYVASGRADIFWEETLKPWDVASGVLLVKEAGGYVGSCVEEPFDLFSPNVLVANNSPELVMEFREKVLYD from the coding sequence GGAAGAGTTCTCAGTGGAACGAAAGACGGGATATAAGGATATCGTCACCTCGGTTGATCTCGAGATAGAGGACAGACTTCGGGCATTTCTTCATGATCTCTTTCCAGAGGGTGATTATTTGGGTGAAGAGTCAGGTCCGGACGTCAGGTCGTCGACGATGTGGATAGTTGATCCCGTTGACGGAACAACAAACTTTTCGAAGTCAAATCCCCACTATTCTACGCAGATTGCTTTATACTCGGAGAATCGAGTTGTGCTGGCAGTTACTTATGACCACAATCGAAAAGAGACCTTTCACGCAATTGAAGGCCAAGGCGCTTACCTGAACAACAAAAGGATCTGGGTAAGCAAGACTGGAGAGCTCCGCGAAGCCACTAGTCATGTGGGAATGCAGTACTCTTCCGAGACGGCTTTTGAGAGAATTACCAGAAGAATCAACAGAGCAATAAAGATATGCAGGGGACTGCGAATAACTGGAAGTGCCTGTCTCGATTTTGCGTATGTTGCATCCGGCCGAGCAGATATTTTTTGGGAAGAGACTCTCAAACCCTGGGATGTCGCAAGCGGTGTCCTGCTAGTAAAAGAAGCCGGAGGGTATGTCGGCAGCTGTGTCGAAGAACCTTTCGATCTCTTCAGTCCTAATGTTCTCGTTGCCAACAACTCACCCGAATTAGTGATGGAATTTCGCGAGAAGGTCTTGTACGACTGA